GGTTTGTCTGAATAAATCTATTTGCAATGGGGTATTTACAGTTGCTTTGATTATTATGATGTGCATGAAACAAACTAAACATTCAAAACAGTATTTATTTCTTCTGCATTTGCCTTTGAAAATGTACAGTGCTCTTATCCAAAACCATTTACATTTTGGGGAAAAATAAACTGTCCAGTATTTTACATCTCTGTAAACATAAGAGACGCAAAACTCAATTTCATATTACAGAAGGTGCATTGGTGCTCATGAACCCAGCCACTCATGCAATATGCATCATGGCCAACTGTCGACCAACACATCGACCAACTCCTACCACAAGGGTATGCTTAAGATATCCAGTTGTAATGGAATTTATTTTCAAATGGACTTAAAAGTGTTACGGATTACAAGCAGAGTCTAACAGGAAAAACGAGGTTGAATGGACGTTAATTGTCTGGCATAGAACACATCCCCCTCACTGGAGCTGCCAGGTCTGAGGGGCTACAACTGTTTTACTGACTGAATTTTGAAGGGAAGTATTTGACATTCTAGTTAACATGCTGTGGTACATACATGGTACACACCTGGTTGTTTCATATAGTTGCCCTGCTTTAAGACATTTCATGCATACGTGTCGGCCACTTTCTGGATCTATGTGGCACGATCAAGTGGGAGGTCAGTTTGTCATCATGACATCATGTCATCATGACATCATGTCATCATGACATCAGCGGTTTGGGGGTTTGATACATGGGTTCAGGTGTAATGCATGTATAATATCTGCAGAGGCTAAAGTCAGGGGACGCAAGGCTGTGTGCTAAAGACGCCAGAGCGGGTGTGCCGCTAGCTGATGGGTTGTCTAGCTGATGCGTTGTCTAGCTGATGCGTTGTCTATCTGATGCCTTGTCTAGCTGATGCCATGTCTAGCTGATGCCTTGTCTAGCTGATGCCTTGTCTAGCTGATGCCATGTCTAGCTGATGCCTTGTCTAGCTGATGCCTTGTCTAGCTGATGCCTTGTCTAGCCGGGTGACAGACTGTCGTGTTGGAAGCAGGTGATTCTGTCAGCAGGATACTGAATAGATCACACTGAATTAAAAACGTTTGTTTGGTCTGTATGTTTGGGTAGTGGCCATCTGTGGTTCTCCATGTGTGTGGCTCTAAtaagtcttgtgtgtgtgtgtatgtgacagtgTGGTAGgctgctggggaggggggctgagcgCGCTGTCCAAGTCTCACTGGGCGTCGTCGTCGGAGACCTGGTCGGGGGGGATGACCGTTGTGTTGCTGGCGCGGATGCTGGTGATGTGTGGGCAGGAGGAGATGAGGTTGGCGATGCCCAACAGTGTCACGCCAGAGCTGTCCAGGTTCACCTGGCTCAGGTTCATACGCTTCAGGTACTTCAGACCTGAGGACCACAACAAACGACCATGAGCTGAAGCTGGTAGTCGTTCATCCCTGTGCTCCATTCTGCTCGAGCCTGGTGTCAAACAGAACGGATGgccaggcagtgtgtgtgtgtgcgtgcgtgatcTTACCGTGGTCAGTGATGCGCGTGCGGCTGAGGTTGAGCTTCAGCAGCTGGGAGCAGCTGACCAGACCTCTCCTCACCACCGTGTCCCCCACCTGGGTACTGGCTAGCCCCAACACCTGAGAAGAACACACCAGCGCATAGGCCTGTTCAAACACTCTTATTCAATAACATGTGTTCCAACAAAGCAATGTTTGTCCTCCTCTGATTAACCTGCTGTACCTAGCTACAGGAGGTGTGGCAGacaggtatggtgtgtgtgtgtgtgttagtatagggtgtgtgtgtgtgtgtggggggggggggtaggggctcACCTGCAGGTGTGGCAgacaggtgtggtgtgtgtgtgtgtttgtatagggagtgtgtgcgcgtgtgtgtttgtatagggagtgtgtgcgcgcgtgtgtgtgtgtgtgtgtgtgtgtgtgtgggggggggggtaggggctcACCTGCAGGTGCGGCAGACAGGTGACCAGAGCAGCCACGCCCCTGCTGGTGACGGCCGTGCGGTCCAGACAGAGCTCCAGCAGCTCCTGCAGACACCTCAGAGAGGGCAGCCCCGCGTCTGTCACCTGGGTGTTACTGAGGGACAGCTTCTTCAGCCTGGGAAAcacgtacacaacacacacacaccgcgagTAGTTAGTCACTGTGACAGGCCGACCAATAATGCACACAAGTATTTGAAGAGATTTCAAATAGCATTTTGCACCAAGGTTTAAAAGCTACTTAGAGATATGTAATGTAGCTGCAGAGGCCATGTTGATGATGAGTAAGCTACCATAGAGGGGTGGGGTTTACCTGGTCATGGATGCCAGCTCAGAGACTCCCTGGTCAGTGACGTGTGTGTAGTCGGTCAGGTCCAGctctgagaggagagacagcctgGAGAGGAAGTGCAGCCCACTGTCTGTCACTGAGTGGCGCCCAGGAAGGGTGAGCTGGGTCAGCTTAAGACCTAGGAAGACAAAACAAACTCACCCTCAAAAAACACTCATCATTACAGTTGTATGCAATTGGTTTCTaatacacacccgcacacacagctAAAAACAGAGCGACTTACCCGAGATGATCTGAAGGGCGTGGTTGCCGTCAGCGACGGGGATGCCGGCCAggctgagggaagagagagaggagtgggttgccaggttctcCAGGGAATCCTCCCTCACCCCGGTGCCATCCAGGTAAAGGgtctgcaggcaggccagctgtgCCAGGGCAGACACATCGCTCAcctgagggaggagcagggttggagagaATGACAGAACACAAAAGACATTTTTAAACGGTGAACCTTGTAGATTTATTGTCACTTAAAAGGAGAGCGAggcagagcatgagagagacagggacagagagggaattACAGAaagaggagacacagaggaagcaggggtgtgtgtgtgtgtggaggggcctACCTTGGTGTGTTTGATGCTGAGCAGTCGCAGCTGTGGAGTGCAGGCGGGCAGCACTGCCAGGGTAGCCTCCGTCACAGACGTCTGGTTCAGACTGAGCTGGGAGAGTGATGACGGGGCTGACTGAAGATACAGCACCATTCCGACATCGCTTACTTTGGTCTGGTCCAGGGACAGGAAGCACAGGCTCTTCAGGCCTGTGGGAGAGACAGAATCCAATGCATACCATCTGTTTAATGTCAGACTCAATCTCCAGAAAGGAGGTTCCAGGACTCTAAATGAAAGCAGGCAAGCATCTCAGTACACTTGAGACAGAGCTggaagatagtgagagagagataaagacaggagAAGACAGCAGATGAAGGGCGCCTGCTCACCTGTGATGTGCTGCAGACAGGAGTCTGTCAGCTTGCTGCAGGAGGCCAGGTTCAGGTGCTGCAGTTTGACCAGACAGGGAAGGAATGACAGACCAGCATCTACATGGGAGAAACACAGCCAGCCAGGGCCCTCAGTGTCATACTCATACAGACCTCAAAACAGTCATGTAATAGCAACAATAATAGGTTTGCTTCAAATTCCATGGTGCCAGACAAAACCAATCAAGCCCAGATAAGAAATAGACTGAACGAACGAGTGGTGCAGGTGAAGGTTTTCGCCGTACCGGTGATCAGGGGTGAGCTAACGAGGCTCAGGTGCTTCAATGCTGTGAAGGCGCGGAGCTGCCGCAGCAGTTCGTTGGTAGAGTAAGGGTAGCAGTTGAGGACAAACTTCTGCAGCGGGCAGCCGAAGAACAGCTCCAAGGTCCGGGGCCGCAGCAGCCTCTCACGAGACATGTGGCTGAGCAGCAGTTCGGCCAGCTCTGGGGTCAGGCACGACAGGCTGCTGCTGTACTGCATGCTGGgagctgagagacagagggaggggcagagggagagagacagaaattagTGGAAGGGAGAGGAATTTGGCAGGGACCGGATAAGGAGAAAAacaaggaagaagagagatggaggtattAAATTAGATATTAAATGTTAAGCTTTAGATCTCCCCGTCTTTAACTTAAGGGATGGAATGACATGGCAGTCTGACCTGTCATGAGGTGCACGGTAGCCCTGGTGGCCATGACGCAAAGGGAGGGGACGCTGGGTGTCCTGAAAGGCCTCTTGGGGGGTGACGGGTGCCCCTGGGAGGCTTGGGGGTCGTCCTGGTGGGCAGCTCTCTGGAGACGCTCCACCGCAGCCTGGCCAGCCGCCCCGGGCaccaccctgcctccagccccctctggCTCTACGGCCTGCTCCATTGCTGcctccctggaacacacacacacacacacacagagtaggtACACAAGCAttgtatatgcacacacacaccctcagaagAATCTATTGCTGAGTTTACAGATAGTAACACCATTGACTCAACATATACTGGCCCATGTCATTGGTATGAGATGATCATGTTTCTTCCAATCTCAGCCTAACTCTATGTGACAGCTTCACAGGGAGTTCTGACCTGAGTCGGTTCCCCTGGTCGGGCCAGTGGTGCCGGGGCTCAAACCCAACACGCACTCGGTTCTCCAGGAAGAACGGCAATCGAGGCATACCTGTGGAAACCACACAGTTACTCTAAGTGGAAAtggaaagacaaaaaaaaggtaTTTGAATTGCATTGCTGTAAGAATTATAAAATCTGGATATATGTACTACCATAGACGTAGATTTGTAATACAAAGTCAATACTTGTTCAAAAACCAACAAACAGTCATACAGTCAGAACTACATGAGCTTTTTTCTGATTGGCCAGTCCATGCAGTGTAAACCAGTGTATTTGGGCCAGATGAGGACATTCACCTATTTCCTAACCCAAGCATGTAACAGGTTTCTCACagttagagaggggggagaggacacATCTAACATGTTCCTGGCCCACTTGAGTGGAACAAGTGGCACAGTGAGGTATTTGTGCAGGACAGAATGCACCAATGCCAGTGAAAGTGCAGGTGGGGCTACTGCAGGAATCCCTTGGTGTAGCTAGCAGAACTGGAGCTGCTCCAGGAATCCCATAACCGTGGAGTATACAAGccctgagagaatgagaggtcgTCTGTGTCTGACAGCTGGGAACAACGAGTTTTGGGAGAGGCTGACAACTGGAGACACGAggtaaaggagagggagggggaggaaagcgAGCAGGgaaaagaagaggggggagagaggaaggggaagctGGTAACCAAGCGGTACCAttcaggaggagggctggatctTGCTGTTCCTCGGGTTGCTCGTCATCGTCAGAGCTGGCGGCCCCATCAGCATCCCCCGGAACCAGCTTGTTGCCAGGCCCTGTCCACCACAAACCTCAGCATGAACACCAAGGATCAATTCAGCTGCCCATCCAACCGCCTGCATTTAACTCAATAAACTTGTAACGGTGAACTAATGGGTTGTTATTGAAAAAAGAGCTCTGCTGAGAGCTCTGCTGAGAGCATCACAGTAGGATTGCTTATAATCAACAGTACTTCATATGTGGATGTCTCCCTAGTCCTCAGGTGCCATGGTAACCCTTACCCCAAAAGTGGGAGGGGCCAGTCAGTGGGGGGCCCACCCCAGGGATTCCTGCGTAGCCCACTGCCTCCTCCCACAActgttgggggaggggtgggggcagggcaggCTCTTCCCCCATCTCCTGGACCGGGACctgtggtgggagaggagggaggttgggtggagtcaccacctcctccaccgccGCCTGACTCAACGAGAGTGGAGCGGCGGGGCTGGCCGGGTCCTGGGGTGTCTCTGGAGGCGTGGTCTGGATGCAGAGTGCGGCATTGGGGGTGAGGCCCAGAGAGTGCAGGGAGCAGGCCAGCTCCGCCTCGCCAAAGCGCTTGCGCGGGaatccctggaggagggagaatgagggcagggaggggtggcGGCCAGAGATGTGCTCCATCACGCTGCGCAGGGGGGCGTCTGCAGGGAAACGCTCTCTCATGGACTCCCCAGAGGGCAGACGAATCTAAGGACACACAACGTAAAACAACTTAACATAATACAACTTACCACAACGATGCCAAGCAACCCAGCATTTGGACTGCAGTCAGTTTTTTCCCCTCTAGTCAATCAGATTCATTCCTGTACAGTTATAGTCCAAGAATGTCTTTGGAGGAGGACCAGGCTTACCATGAGGATGCAGTTGTTGTCAAGGCTGGTCTGAGTCCTGCCCCCCAGCTTCTGACCCTGGCtgtcaggaggagaggggtctgTGGGGGTGCCTGGCTGGGTCTTCTCCAGCAGGGTCCTCCGGTCATCCGCTATTCGCTTCAGCACCAGCTCTCGCTCCTGGTGGATCAGAGATTAGAAGTGTGATGACAGAGTGTGATACCAGGTAACAAAAAGAACCAGGGGTTAAACAGTGTGCTGTGTTAAAATACATTAATGAATCTAACTGCTTACCCCACTAACACCAAATACTCTAAGTCTTTCAATAAAACATGCCTAAAGATCCAGCACAACCAGGCCAAGGCCCTGCTAACCTGTTTCTTGTGCCTCCTCTCGCTGCGGGCCTCCTGGGCCACACgctgcctctgctgctcctGGAAGTCACTCTTGTCCTGCCTGATACGGGACTCCAGCGGCGGGGGCTCTgcagctgggggggaggggagcgggtgGCCCAGGACCAGAGACGGGCCTGCACGAAGGCCAAAGACAATTGCGTGAATACAGATTGTAAACAAGGGGCAGATTCATCAATGGAGTAGTAAGACCTAAGTGTTTGtgcaatgtttttctttttagaGTGAAGAGAATATTCTGTCAATGCTGCTGGAGAATAGGTATGTCAACTTTGGTTTTGCTTTGTGCTCTTGCCAGTAAGCATTTTTTAGGAAAAGTACATGAAAAATACATAACGAGCTTGGAAAACAATAGCTTACAGTAATTACATAACGCCTTCTGCACACAGGACCTCTTTGTCAGTAAATGGAATGGCGGCCAAAATGTTTTCACCAATTTCTTAGCAGTGTTTCAGTGATCCTACCTCCAACGTCGGAGGGCTCCGTGCGTGACGTGCTTGGGGGGCATTGTGTCCCTGTATCTTTGGGAGGGTTGAAAGCAGAAAACGCTGTTTGGACCGGCTGGGCGGGGTGCTTTACCAATTTGTGCCTCAGACTTTCTCCTTGGAGAAGCCTGTATGAAAAAGAGATGATACCGAAACACTTTCACATAACACATTTGACATGTTCAGTTATAATCAGTGTCATTCACAACTAAATACAAATTGTATTTCAAACACTGACCATTTATAATCCCTCTAGTAGTTTAACTCAGGactgtgtttagagtttggaaAGACTTACCACTCAGCTGCTTCTGGTACAGCGAAGTGTCCTGCCTGCACAGCTGACTGGATCTGCTCTTCCGTGAAGCCCATTTCACACAGGGTACGGAAGAATTCCCCGATAGTCTGCAACAATAACAAGATGAAATGCCAAGGCAGGGGGAAAGGAGGGCGTGTCGACGTGAACTGAACCACATCAATGGGGGAAAGCCATAGAGCCAGCAAAAGTGTACCcttgtacacccccccccccccccccctaaaataCTACTGTATTTCGCCAATGCTCAcaaagctaatgttagctagtaAGCTACATGCAAAGATGCAACTGATGAAATTAATGAGGAATTTCTACTTGACATCATTGTGCAAAAATACAAACATGGGGAGCTAGCGTAATTTCCAAAAGAGCTGAACAAAGGGAATGACAGTGCCCTGTTTCActtgttttgctagctagcatgaCCCTCAGATAGCTTTAGGATGACTAACGTTGGCTGAACAAGCAACGTTCGCTTACTTTGGAGACGCTCGTTTTGTATCCACAGTTAGGGCCAGTTATATAGCGGCCGTATAGGACTTACACACAAAAAGCACATTTTACATGTctgattaaataaaaaataaataatcaaaGATATTTAATAGAACTCGTTTATTATCTTAATCTCCGTTGTTAAGTCTCTCATTTAATATTTTTCTTTGTTCGCTAGCTCATCCCTGAATCAGTTACTCCTGCTAGGCTAGCACTACGTACTTCGGTAGAACGCCTTAGCTTAAAGCAGATACCCCTTACAAGCGCTGCTTAAGTTAGCTTGCTACGTTAGCAGTAGTGTTagcaagctaacgttagcttgtCTTGTAGGAGGCTATTTGTCATGATAACTTTCTTCTTACCGGAGTGGAATCCATGATGTGTGATTTCTTTAGGAAGAGATGACTGATGATGATATCTAATGTTAGATACACTTTTAGTTTTGCTCTGGCTACTATACAATTTCCTTGGCTTTCATTATCTCTTAAAAATGCTTCCGAGTCCAATTGCCTGTTGTTGTACTGTACTGGCCAAACTGCGATTTGACAGAAGTCAAAATAAGCCTATCAAATAGCTGACAGAGAATGGAAAACGCCCACAAGAATTCCAAGCACACATCAGACAAGCTTGTGGCAACAATATGCAAATACAACTAGGCCTGTCTAACTAACGTTATTGTTTTACCAAACAGTTACAAAGCTATAGTCAATATGAACAAAATGTCCATGTTTCTTCCTCGACACATTCCTTGATTACAGTCATGACCACAGCCAGGGCAGTCCCACTTCTTAACACGCTGACAATAATTAGGCTACCTCGAAATAACAATTCAGTAAGTATTTTAAATAGTCTTGAAACGCAGGACCTGACATGTATTTGTTGTAGACAGAAGTGTACCTACCAACTTATATAGAAGATGCATACTGTACTTGCATATAAGCAGTTATTTAACAGTTAATAAGCTTTCACAAACCAAAAGATAACGTTCCGCTACCAACTGTTACCAAACGGGGGAGCCATATCACCTCTACAGTAGTAGGAGCCAAAAATGTAAAGAATTGGGGACTACGCACGCGCTGCTGTTAGCAACCACTTCCACGAGATAGCGGGAGATGCGGCAAGAGTTGGGGTAAGAAGTATCCAGAACTAACGATGAGTTGGCACATTTATAATGTTTATGAAATGTCAACGTTGAgaataatattatttaaatcatATGGAACCAACACGGAGGGCATAAGGTACTTTCTTTCCCCCCCCAAGCGACTGTCACTTGACATGGATGGAGTATACTCAAGGGGGTCTGCTGACCGGGATTTGCTAGCCAGGAAGTGTTAACGGTAACATttacagaaacagaaaatgacAGTTGGGCGGTTTTGATGTCGGTTACGAGAGGATCCCCAGTATATACAATTACTCAACAACGGTAGCGTGAGCTGGCTGTACAAGCTAGTAATACTTTAAACTGTAGTCTGATTCAACTCGAGTCAAATGACTATCCATGTGTTGAATCAGATCCCCGACCATAGCTAAGACGGGGAAGGATGACAACGCTGCTCATTTATCAGTTATCATGATTGATCAAAGCAGGGTCTCCTGTAACCATCACAGTAACTTTTCCAGATTGAATATATCGAAAAGGCTAGTCGTATCAATGTGGGGGTGTGGTCAGGGAGAGCGAAGTAACGTTACGTCCATTCATTCTTTTGTTAAGCAATAGACTCATCTGTTTCTAACCTGTTTACTTAAGAGTTCGTCTGCATTTGTACTCTCAAATGGTTGCTGGGTCTACAACGGCTTCACCTAGGAAATACATATTTATATTAAACCAGATTTTTCATCATAGACTGactgggaaaagcaaaacacgCGTTTATTTGCCAAGCCTCCGTTTATGAAGGCTAAAAAACCTGTCACAATTCCTGCCAGGATGGAAAGAGTACAGGATATTCCTGTTTAGCCCTCCAGTGTCGATAACCCATTTTCATCCCCCTCCATAAGCTTTGAGAAAGCACTACCACACGGAGTCCTCGTGGAATGCTGCAGAGCTTTGTACTTACCTGAGTCCTGAACAAATCATCCTGAACTGGCGTTAGCAACCAGTACTGGTTAACCATCAGATGAGAATACTGGCAAGGTAATCTTAAGGATGTACTGTCCTGTAAGCCTGTATCTTTCCTCCATGATTGTTGAGTCCCCTGTTTCTCCACTTATTATCACACTGGCAGTGTAATAGTAGGGAACACTTCATCCActggcaggggagggggtgaaaagAAAAAAGGGTTGATAAATGGAACGATAACAGTTGCATGGATTTGTTTCGGGGTGTTTGGAAAACCATTAGGTGAAAGGTTCCCAGCCCTCTCAGCCCCCGGTCCAAGAACATTGTGGCTAATGGTCTAAACATTTATATCTCCTGTTCGTGGTTGTGTTCTCTGCTGTGGTCTGTTTTCTTTGGCTCCACAAGAGGAATTCAAATGGCCCTGTTGCAAAAAAGATCATCCATTGCTGGGAGTTTTATACAACATGTCAGTGCACCACCACCAGTTTACTAAGCTCACTCTaaactctcctttctctcttatcAAAAATATTCTGTGCTTTGTTTTTTACCTGTCAGAATTCCTTCACGTAGGAATGAGATAACAAATGCTTGGTTTCTAACTTCGTATACATGCATTTTCTGTTGCGTAGTGTTAGTGTAGGCCTAGTTGTACGTTTTTATATAGTTTGATCAAAGAGAGTGGACACGCTGTCCTCTTACCACCATTAAGCTTTttgaagtaagtaagtaaagtttatttgtatagcacctctCGCAGATAAAAATCACagtgcttcacaacaaaatgcaatataacactacaaataaagaatacaggaacatttt
The sequence above is drawn from the Osmerus eperlanus chromosome 15, fOsmEpe2.1, whole genome shotgun sequence genome and encodes:
- the si:ch73-173p19.1 gene encoding uncharacterized protein si:ch73-173p19.1, with protein sequence MDSTPTIGEFFRTLCEMGFTEEQIQSAVQAGHFAVPEAAEWLLQGESLRHKLVKHPAQPVQTAFSAFNPPKDTGTQCPPSTSRTEPSDVGGPSLVLGHPLPSPPAAEPPPLESRIRQDKSDFQEQQRQRVAQEARSERRHKKQERELVLKRIADDRRTLLEKTQPGTPTDPSPPDSQGQKLGGRTQTSLDNNCILMIRLPSGESMRERFPADAPLRSVMEHISGRHPSLPSFSLLQGFPRKRFGEAELACSLHSLGLTPNAALCIQTTPPETPQDPASPAAPLSLSQAAVEEVVTPPNLPPLPPQVPVQEMGEEPALPPPLPQQLWEEAVGYAGIPGVGPPLTGPSHFWGPGNKLVPGDADGAASSDDDEQPEEQQDPALLLNGMPRLPFFLENRVRVGFEPRHHWPDQGNRLREAAMEQAVEPEGAGGRVVPGAAGQAAVERLQRAAHQDDPQASQGHPSPPKRPFRTPSVPSLCVMATRATVHLMTAPSMQYSSSLSCLTPELAELLLSHMSRERLLRPRTLELFFGCPLQKFVLNCYPYSTNELLRQLRAFTALKHLSLVSSPLITDAGLSFLPCLVKLQHLNLASCSKLTDSCLQHITGLKSLCFLSLDQTKVSDVGMVLYLQSAPSSLSQLSLNQTSVTEATLAVLPACTPQLRLLSIKHTKVSDVSALAQLACLQTLYLDGTGVREDSLENLATHSSLSSLSLAGIPVADGNHALQIISGLKLTQLTLPGRHSVTDSGLHFLSRLSLLSELDLTDYTHVTDQGVSELASMTRLKKLSLSNTQVTDAGLPSLRCLQELLELCLDRTAVTSRGVAALVTCLPHLQVLGLASTQVGDTVVRRGLVSCSQLLKLNLSRTRITDHGLKYLKRMNLSQVNLDSSGVTLLGIANLISSCPHITSIRASNTTVIPPDQVSDDDAQ